In a single window of the Micrococcaceae bacterium Sec5.7 genome:
- a CDS encoding HRDC domain-containing protein: MTPQNPENTTAGAPAAETTPHILVEGFDSRIPEVIDLDAPRDGVPLVIETPSGLERCAAAIAAGTGPAGVDAERASGFRYGQRAFLVQIRREGSGTWLIDPEPFDDLNIINDALKGVEWILHAASQDLPCLSELGMWPDKLFDTELAARIAGLPRVGLAAVIEQLLGFGLAKEHSAADWSTRPLPEPWLRYAALDVEVLTELREELIELLDADGKLGFAEEEFAAILGAGQAPPRVDPWRKTSGLHQIRDRRQLAAVREMWLERDALAQKRDVAPGRLIPDSSLVAAAKAMPATVPQLLGTKGFHGRAAQREAPRWIRCIAAARDLEDLPPLHLPTNAPPPPRVWSDRDPEAAERLTTARPLLQEKADQLNIPLENLLTPDFLRRVSWSPPADISEASVAAELRTLGAREWQIDLTAPLITEAFLNPQPLPPKVPKEPKEPKVPKEPKEPKEPKAASDADS; the protein is encoded by the coding sequence ATGACCCCTCAAAACCCGGAAAACACCACAGCCGGCGCTCCGGCTGCTGAAACCACTCCCCACATCTTGGTGGAAGGCTTTGACAGCCGCATCCCCGAAGTCATCGACCTCGACGCCCCGCGTGACGGCGTCCCGCTGGTCATCGAAACCCCATCCGGCCTGGAACGCTGCGCCGCCGCGATTGCGGCCGGAACGGGACCGGCAGGGGTGGACGCCGAGCGTGCCTCGGGCTTCCGCTACGGCCAACGCGCGTTCCTGGTTCAGATCCGGCGCGAAGGTTCCGGGACGTGGCTGATCGATCCCGAACCCTTTGACGACCTGAACATCATCAACGATGCCCTCAAGGGTGTCGAATGGATTCTGCATGCAGCCAGCCAGGATCTGCCCTGCCTGTCAGAACTCGGTATGTGGCCGGACAAGCTCTTCGACACCGAGCTCGCCGCAAGGATCGCCGGCCTTCCCCGGGTTGGCCTTGCTGCGGTGATTGAGCAGCTCCTGGGCTTCGGCCTGGCCAAGGAGCACTCCGCCGCCGACTGGTCCACCCGGCCGCTGCCGGAGCCGTGGCTTCGCTACGCCGCGCTGGACGTGGAAGTCCTGACGGAGCTGCGTGAAGAACTCATCGAGCTGCTCGACGCCGACGGCAAACTGGGATTCGCTGAAGAAGAATTTGCCGCCATCCTTGGCGCCGGGCAGGCGCCGCCCAGGGTTGACCCGTGGCGGAAGACTTCCGGACTCCACCAGATCAGGGACCGCCGCCAGCTTGCTGCGGTGCGTGAAATGTGGCTGGAACGGGACGCCCTGGCACAGAAGCGCGACGTCGCCCCGGGCCGGCTGATCCCGGACTCGTCCCTCGTTGCCGCGGCCAAGGCAATGCCTGCCACAGTTCCGCAGCTCCTGGGCACCAAGGGCTTCCATGGGCGTGCTGCCCAGCGCGAGGCGCCACGCTGGATCCGCTGTATCGCCGCAGCCAGGGACCTCGAGGACTTGCCTCCGCTTCACCTTCCCACAAATGCCCCGCCGCCACCGCGCGTCTGGTCCGATCGGGATCCAGAGGCGGCTGAACGGCTCACCACGGCCCGCCCGCTGCTGCAGGAAAAAGCCGACCAGCTGAATATTCCGTTGGAGAATCTACTCACGCCGGACTTCCTGAGGCGTGTGTCCTGGAGCCCGCCGGCAGACATCAGCGAAGCCTCAGTTGCGGCAGAACTCCGCACCCTGGGCGCACGTGAGTGGCAGATCGATCTGACAGCGCCGCTTATCACCGAGGCCTTCCTCAACCCGCAGCCGCTGCCGCCCAAGGTGCCCAAGGAGCCCAAAGAGCCCAAGGTGCCCAAGGAGCCCAAAGAGCCCAAGGAGCCCAAGGCAGCATCCGACGCCGACAGCTAG
- a CDS encoding DUF3000 domain-containing protein, whose protein sequence is MNALAQVPAEFLHALGTLRKAQCRSELRLDEIPAPSRLAPFAVALGAEVIVPSQGSGTVPVHGPAAMALARSAGGDDAEDNELATGRFILLYDPDGSDVWDGQFRIVTYIRAQLEAEMGNDEMLGSVAWTWLVEALENHKAPYRSAGGTATRVLSESFGTLSGRPGSIDIELRASWTPTRADVSSHLEAWSDMVCTFAGLPPLPDGVSALPRRRRN, encoded by the coding sequence GTGAACGCACTCGCCCAGGTTCCCGCAGAGTTTCTCCACGCTCTGGGGACACTCCGGAAAGCACAATGCCGAAGTGAGCTGCGACTGGACGAAATTCCTGCGCCCTCACGGCTGGCGCCCTTCGCGGTAGCGCTGGGTGCCGAAGTCATCGTGCCCAGCCAGGGAAGCGGGACTGTCCCTGTCCACGGTCCGGCCGCAATGGCCCTGGCCAGGTCGGCCGGCGGGGACGATGCTGAGGATAACGAGCTGGCCACCGGCCGGTTTATCCTGCTCTATGATCCGGACGGCTCGGACGTCTGGGACGGCCAATTCAGGATTGTGACATACATCCGTGCCCAGCTGGAGGCCGAGATGGGCAATGACGAGATGCTGGGTTCGGTGGCGTGGACGTGGCTGGTGGAAGCACTGGAAAACCATAAGGCCCCGTACCGCTCGGCCGGCGGGACGGCCACCAGGGTGCTGTCCGAAAGCTTTGGCACATTGTCCGGCAGGCCCGGCTCAATCGACATCGAACTCCGCGCTTCCTGGACCCCCACCCGTGCAGATGTCAGCTCCCATCTGGAAGCCTGGTCGGATATGGTGTGCACGTTCGCGGGCCTCCCGCCGCTTCCCGACGGCGTCTCCGCACTACCCCGGCGTCGCCGCAACTAG
- a CDS encoding low specificity L-threonine aldolase codes for MTTTVDTAPANPAARLHDPSVRGFASDNYSGVHPEVLAALAAANEGHQVSYGEDDYTAHLQELMERHFGAGIECFPVFNGTGANVLSLQSLLPRWGAVVCASTAHINMDENGAPERIGGIKLLQVPTPDGKLTPELIDREAWGWGDEHRAQPLAVSITQTTELGTCYTPAEVRAIADHVHAKGMKLHMDGARLANAAAHLNVPLREFTRDAGVDILSFGGTKNGLLFGEVVIALNPEAAHGLIYLRKMNMQLASKMRFMSAQFIALLEGDLWLRSAQHANAMAARLRSAVDAIEGVEPTQKTESNGVFAILPEGVADRLRESFRFYDWNEAAREVRWMCSFDTSEDDIDSFVDAIKRELSTGPAGPLAG; via the coding sequence ATGACAACCACAGTTGATACTGCCCCTGCAAACCCCGCGGCCCGGCTGCATGACCCTTCCGTCCGCGGTTTCGCCTCGGATAACTATTCAGGAGTCCACCCGGAAGTCCTTGCAGCCTTGGCTGCTGCCAACGAGGGGCACCAGGTGTCCTACGGTGAAGACGACTACACCGCGCACCTGCAGGAACTTATGGAACGGCATTTCGGCGCCGGGATCGAGTGCTTCCCCGTCTTCAACGGAACAGGCGCCAACGTTCTCTCGCTGCAGTCCCTGCTCCCCCGCTGGGGCGCTGTTGTCTGCGCGTCCACCGCCCACATCAACATGGATGAAAACGGTGCCCCGGAACGTATCGGCGGCATCAAGCTGCTTCAGGTGCCCACACCGGACGGCAAGCTGACACCCGAACTGATCGACCGCGAAGCCTGGGGCTGGGGCGATGAACACCGTGCACAGCCGCTGGCAGTCTCCATTACCCAGACAACGGAGCTCGGCACCTGCTACACACCGGCTGAAGTCCGTGCGATTGCCGATCACGTCCACGCCAAGGGCATGAAACTGCATATGGACGGCGCCCGGCTGGCAAACGCGGCGGCCCACCTCAACGTGCCGTTGCGCGAGTTCACGCGCGACGCCGGGGTGGACATCCTTTCCTTCGGCGGCACCAAGAACGGGCTGCTGTTCGGCGAAGTGGTCATCGCGCTGAATCCGGAGGCTGCCCACGGCCTGATCTACCTTCGCAAGATGAATATGCAGCTCGCGTCCAAAATGCGGTTTATGTCAGCACAGTTCATCGCTCTCCTGGAGGGCGATCTGTGGCTGCGCTCAGCGCAGCACGCCAATGCAATGGCTGCGAGACTCAGGTCCGCGGTGGATGCCATTGAGGGCGTGGAGCCAACACAGAAAACAGAATCCAACGGTGTTTTCGCGATCCTCCCCGAAGGTGTTGCCGACCGCCTGCGCGAGTCTTTCCGTTTCTACGACTGGAACGAAGCTGCCCGCGAGGTCCGCTGGATGTGTTCCTTTGACACCAGCGAGGACGACATCGATTCCTTCGTCGACGCGATCAAGCGGGAACTCTCCACCGGCCCGGCCGGGCCGCTTGCCGGTTAG
- a CDS encoding SDR family oxidoreductase, whose product MTSADALKVLVTGGSGASGIATARALHQAGFRVFTAGSDKSRIEAAAAEAGNGVTPLVCDLAKVSEVRAMHGALSESAGPMDGVIHLVGGWRGAKGIADQSDDDWDFLELGAITTLRNVSRVFYGDLEASGTGRFAMVSSTAVSAPTAGGASYVAAKAAAEAWTMAIADGFRRAQTEASGSSRPGSVQPGSSPSASGHGSAAVVLVVKALVDAEMRRQHPERTFPGHTDVEDLAAAVVGLFGRPATELNGLRLPLTR is encoded by the coding sequence ATGACGTCGGCGGATGCACTCAAAGTCCTGGTCACCGGCGGAAGCGGCGCCTCGGGGATCGCCACGGCGCGGGCCCTCCATCAAGCCGGCTTCAGAGTATTTACGGCCGGTTCGGACAAGTCCCGCATTGAGGCAGCAGCAGCCGAGGCGGGCAACGGTGTAACCCCGCTGGTGTGCGATCTCGCGAAGGTGTCCGAGGTCCGGGCAATGCACGGCGCGCTCTCGGAGTCGGCTGGCCCCATGGACGGTGTGATCCACCTGGTGGGCGGCTGGCGTGGAGCCAAGGGCATTGCTGACCAGAGCGACGACGACTGGGACTTTCTGGAACTTGGTGCCATCACAACGCTCAGGAACGTCTCCCGCGTGTTTTACGGGGATCTGGAGGCGTCCGGAACCGGCCGTTTTGCCATGGTGTCCTCGACGGCGGTCAGCGCGCCCACCGCAGGTGGCGCCAGTTACGTAGCGGCCAAGGCAGCCGCCGAAGCCTGGACGATGGCAATCGCCGACGGCTTCCGACGCGCCCAGACGGAGGCGTCCGGTTCCAGCCGGCCCGGCTCCGTCCAGCCCGGTTCCAGCCCGTCCGCATCCGGTCACGGCAGTGCCGCCGTCGTCCTTGTGGTCAAAGCGCTGGTGGACGCAGAAATGCGCCGCCAGCACCCGGAACGCACGTTCCCCGGGCATACCGACGTCGAAGACCTGGCTGCCGCCGTCGTCGGCCTCTTCGGCCGGCCGGCCACCGAGCTTAATGGGCTGCGGCTGCCGCTTACCCGCTGA
- a CDS encoding DUF6421 family protein: MTKTAITAPARISADNPQWTRLKAAASSLQTLQIQDGSVPDPADHTAAAGLVTGIIGAVEALAPAFPHDAAYLDALTVDFRAWMDSGFGVPDFLDSLLAFQPQAYREDGLQHLVVFPMYTQNGSSSRLVEAVLIEVIWPEFIAGLEAGDYSNKLFVPIRFLDFTPGYNTNSAVLFPETVGVRKTPAFTWGAIFADREAARFRRVLRSAAETTSLELPAGAAELLEDQELTQATFVMWDLIHDRTHMRGDLPFDPFMIKQRMPFFLYSLEELRCDLTAFRESVRIERDEDAAPEARRHAKLVQYAVIFDRIFRFAITGSRVRNYDGLGGQLLFAWMHQHHVLHWTDSRLSIDWDEVADVVIELGTRIEELYWRSIDRPKTAHWLAAYELISGTVTPSPASVWAKGHGALPLDGPPRGLTDQVLDDEFPLSMFYEALEKKMRPVIESTAGITGSSDPGQATSGMAA; this comes from the coding sequence ATGACGAAGACAGCAATAACCGCACCTGCCCGGATCTCCGCGGACAACCCCCAGTGGACCCGGCTCAAGGCTGCCGCCTCTTCACTCCAGACGCTCCAGATCCAGGACGGTTCGGTCCCGGATCCGGCTGACCACACCGCAGCCGCCGGACTCGTCACCGGCATCATCGGAGCAGTCGAAGCCCTGGCCCCGGCTTTCCCGCACGATGCCGCGTACCTGGATGCACTCACCGTCGACTTCAGGGCCTGGATGGACTCCGGCTTCGGAGTACCCGATTTCCTGGACTCGCTGCTTGCCTTCCAACCGCAGGCATACCGCGAGGACGGGCTGCAGCACCTGGTGGTCTTCCCCATGTACACCCAGAACGGCAGCAGCAGCCGGCTGGTGGAAGCCGTCTTGATCGAGGTCATCTGGCCCGAGTTCATTGCCGGGCTGGAGGCAGGAGACTATTCCAACAAGCTGTTTGTACCCATCCGGTTCCTGGACTTCACACCGGGCTACAACACCAATTCCGCAGTGCTCTTTCCGGAGACGGTGGGCGTCCGCAAGACCCCTGCCTTCACATGGGGCGCGATCTTTGCCGACCGGGAAGCTGCCCGGTTCCGGCGCGTCCTCCGTTCAGCTGCGGAAACCACGTCCCTGGAGCTTCCCGCTGGGGCCGCAGAGCTTCTGGAGGACCAGGAGCTGACCCAGGCCACCTTTGTTATGTGGGATCTGATCCACGACCGCACCCACATGCGCGGTGACCTGCCTTTTGACCCCTTTATGATCAAGCAGCGGATGCCTTTCTTCCTCTACTCGCTCGAAGAACTCCGCTGCGATCTCACCGCCTTCCGCGAATCCGTCCGGATTGAAAGGGACGAGGATGCGGCGCCGGAGGCACGACGCCACGCCAAACTGGTCCAGTATGCCGTGATCTTCGACCGCATATTCCGCTTCGCCATCACCGGCAGCCGGGTCCGCAACTACGACGGCCTCGGCGGGCAGCTGCTCTTTGCCTGGATGCATCAGCACCACGTCCTGCACTGGACGGACAGTCGCCTGAGCATCGACTGGGACGAGGTTGCCGATGTCGTGATTGAGCTGGGTACCCGGATCGAGGAGCTCTACTGGCGCTCGATCGACAGGCCCAAAACGGCACACTGGCTGGCGGCCTATGAACTGATTTCCGGCACCGTCACCCCCAGCCCGGCCTCGGTCTGGGCAAAGGGTCACGGCGCGCTGCCGCTGGACGGCCCGCCGCGCGGGCTGACCGACCAGGTGCTCGACGACGAATTCCCGCTCTCCATGTTCTACGAGGCGCTGGAAAAGAAGATGCGCCCTGTTATCGAGTCCACGGCAGGCATCACAGGGTCTTCAGACCCGGGACAGGCAACATCCGGGATGGCTGCCTGA